From the genome of Leishmania braziliensis MHOM/BR/75/M2904 complete genome, chromosome 26, one region includes:
- a CDS encoding methylmalonyl-coa epimerase-like protein: protein MFRRSIASLAVPANLGRLNHVAIAVPVSRSIVEAGEVYKRLFNVKVSDPVRQEEHGVITVFVEMPNSKIELLHPLGNNSPIAAFLERNKDGGLHHICLEVADISAAMLTCKEANIRCLGAKPKIGAHGNPVIFLHPKDCGGVLIELEEVKP from the coding sequence ATGTTCCGTCGCTCCATAGCTTCTCTTGCTGTGCCTGCGAATCTGGGGCGCCTTAACCACGTGGCCATCGCTGTTCCTGTGAGTCGAAGCATTGTAGAAGCTGGCGAGGTGTACAAGCGGCTCTTTAACGTTAAGGTCAGCGATCCGGTGAGACAGGAGGAGCATGGCGTTATTACAGTCTTTGTGGAGATGCCCAACTCAAAGATTGAACTGCTTCACCCTCTTGGTAACAACAGTCCGATTGCGGCTTTCTTGGAGCGCAACAAGGACGGAGGTTTGCATCACATCTGCCTCGAAGTAGCGGATATATCCGCTGCGATGTTGACCTGCAAGGAGGCGAACATACGCTGCCTCGGCGCGAAGCCGAAGATCGGTGCGCACGGCAATCCTGTGATCTTTCTGCACCCAAAGGACTGCGGCGGAGTCCTCATAGAGctcgaggaggtgaagcCATAA